The Theobroma cacao cultivar B97-61/B2 chromosome 2, Criollo_cocoa_genome_V2, whole genome shotgun sequence genome includes the window gattTTCCTaacgtaataacatgctactcaatgcatatatgtcatgacatgtgtttatagggttggGTTTTACACAAATAATATCAACATGAAAGAATTTATGGTATTTATCGAGCGGATAATCATAGGTAATGAGCTTTCGAGAACACAACATGTGAAAAATTCTGATGCAAGAGGGTGCAACAAGTGATAGCAGCACTTCATGACTTGGTGCATCCTTATGTGCATTTATATATGAATACGTTTTGAATATAAATACAATACAATATACTTAAGTTTTGTTATGAATTGTGGCTTGGGATGGCAAAACAAACTATTTTGGATGATTTTGTGCAACATTATTGAcggattatttttaaaatttttgttgttaATAACTCGAGAAAGCCAACTAAATTCTATCGATAATTACTCGAGAgtattcataaaatttcatccataatttctttaatttttgataatttttaatgaaaaattctatttgatgattttgtttaaaaatttttcaaccaCTAGTAAGGGAGAGGGTAGTTCACCGCAtcctaaaatttttaaaatttttttatttattattatattttttattcaaggACGGAAAATAGTGTACTTAGGGAGCCGTggttcttaaaattttaaaactttttatttattaaatatattttttaatagtcttctccaaataattttttaataattaatataaataaaaaataataaaataacccACAAACTTACTCGATTTTACCTACATTGTTACATCTCTCCAtacctctttctctttttttctttttttgatcttttttattttttctttactttttgcTCTATAATTTTATAACTCATCATTGAAGCATACTTCTTcataaaaaaagatatattgTTTATTCCGCTTCATCTTTAATCCCTTAACAAAAATTGGTTTATTTCATCCTGACCAATTACGTTTATAGAGATAGACTTTTTGACAGAAAATTCGGTTGAAAATTGTTTCCAacagattttttattttttcgaGGGGAGGTCAAATTTTTTGAAGTGATAATCAAACTCAAATAACTAACATCAGACGACAATCAAACATTCCAACCCGTCAACTATGACGAATGAAGCCAAATTGCAGACTCAAAAGGAACTATTTTAGtggaaaaaaaagataaggaAGCTTGACTAGACGACTCCAAAACAACAAATAATACATAAGGTTCAGATAAAGCAAGTATTTTAGTAGATCGAAGAACTTTACCGGAAAGAATTCTCCAGGGAAAATCCAGCCGAGAGAGAAGAGCACTGTAAAATGAACTTCCTTAGGCATTTCACTTctcttaaattaaattttaaatccaaCATCAATTTACCAATTTCACATATCATCACACATTAATGGCTGTATGGTGAAGCATCAGCCTGGGGTGGTATATTCCCACCAGAGGCTCGGGCGAGGAAATGAATTGGCTTGAAACTGAGACAGATTACAAATATGGTCAACAGTATTACCAAAGGGGAAAGCCCAAAAAGATCCCAGCTGACCTGCTGAAGCATGAGATCAGTCGGTTCAAAGCTGGATAAATCATTGCTCCTTGGCAAAACAGAGAGAGGTTGACCAGTACCACGGCTGATGCTAAGGGATTTTGAGTCAAAGCGTTATATCTAGTCTAATTGGCTATAAAATCACCTGGTTTAATTCCATCCATCAATAATCAACCTGCTAACAGAGTTTCACAACATTAACACAAAAACCCAGAACTTTCCATGTTCAGTCTAACCCCATCAATTACTAGTATTTGATATACACGACTGAAAGGAGGAAACTCAAAGCATCATTTGACTAACCCCATAAACCAAACAATCGTTTCCTGCAGAAATTGGCATAAGATTGCAAAAGACAATACTTCAATCCAACCCAAAATTTTGCTGCTCACAATCTGACAAAATATACCAACAATCACAACGATTTTAATTCTATTCTTATGTTGCCATTCACTGGggaaaaaagacaaaaggatAACTTCAATTCCCAATTGCCAAACttaccaaaaaaaatcaatacaagATTACCCTGCtagtttttattcttcttctttctgaAAACATAAACATCGGTCTCCTCATAAGCGTAATCAGGGTGCAAATCCTGATGAGGAACCTTCTCGATCACGAAAACTTCCTCACACATCTCCCAAAACACCTTATCAGCTTCCGGAGATCTCAACTGGTACCCTAACAGAACCACCCCATCATCCGCGACTAACGCCTCCATGGCCCCCACTAAATGGCCCACCGATTCCTCGATGTATACCACGTCAGCCGCGATCACCACATCGAATGGGGGATTAACGGCCGTGATCTGATCCTTGTTGTTCCAATAGAGAATTGATGTCTTAAGGTTCTTGCCGAGTACGGGCTTGTTGCGTTTGAGGTTGTGTTTGAGTGCGGGCATGACAGGGGATATGTCGGTGAGGATGAGGTCTTGGAGACCGAGCAGGTGGAAGGCCATGCCGGCGGCTCCACAGCCTGTTCCTAGTTCGATGGCGCGGCGGCGGCGGCGGCTGTTGAAATCGAGGAGGTCGGAGTAAGGGGTTTTGTCGTCGTTGGTGGTGGGAGGGGAAGGTGGTGCCCAGCGCTCGGCGAATTTGGCGAGAACTAAGGAACAAGGCCAGACGGAGGTGCCCACGTGGAAGGAGGCGTTGTCTTGTTGGATAGAGAGGCAGGAATCGCGCACTTGCAGGTCTATTACCGGTGAGTCCGTGAACTTCATTTTTGCTTCTCCTTTCAGTTCAACGGCTCTATGTTTTGCCGTTATTTTAGTACAGTACTACTTTGTTTTCTGTTCTGACAAATGAGCTTGGGTTGGGTTTATGTGATTTGGATTAGAGACCAAGGAAAGGATCGAACAGCGATGCCTTGGGCTCAATCTTGGGCATGGCTTGGACTTTTGTGAGGATAAGCAACTGAAGTGGGCTGTTGGGTCTTTAGAAAGGAAATCCTCTTCCCTTTTGGAAACTAACATTTGGAATATATTCTTCTTAAATAGAAACTATATGATTACCAAGCAAGTAAAAGAGGGCCCAAGGGATAATCTTATGGGGAAAGGTGGTGTAAATGTTTTGCTTTTGAGCACAACGTTCTCTGTTTCTTGCTTTTAATGGTATAGTAAGCTTcacttgaagaaaaataaactgCCATTTTCTCTTTGCAAGAATTTTAGTATGAAAATAGTATCACATTATACCAAAAATCAGGCactcctttctcttttctttgccttttcctttAAGCTTGtacagtaaaaaaaaataaaaataaaaaaagaagagagaaaagagataGTTGTGCTAACATATATAGTGTTACTTTATTCTAAATCCTACCCCACTTTTTAATAGATGGGATGTTTCATTTCCGCCAGTATACTCTTGTTTTGATTAGGTGGAGATATATGTTAATGCATGTCGACTCTTGACTTGTAATTTGGAAATATGTATTTCCATATGGGAAAAAAAGTGTAAATATCAAGAGCAAAGGGAAGCCGATATATAACTTCTCTTAGGCTACAATAAAAAGAAGGCGTGAGTTGGCCTTCATCTTGTTGTATCATTTTGGTCGAAACTTCAATTTGTCTAATAGATCGACCATCGGTATCACATGCCTTTGTCTCTTCTCTACTTTATTTTTTGGGGTTAAATTTTTTACTGTTTTAATGTATTCATGATCATACACAAATTTGAGTAAAcctgtcttcttcttcttctttttttcacttttaagtttcttgtattttgaagactttttttttttgtttatgctATGAGAAACTATagtcaaaattttactatggacagaaatttttttattgttgtgTGTCACTGAAATCACAACTCCCAAACTCACTAATTGCTACATATTCACAATCTCCAtgctatatatatgtatgagaATTCATGATTAAAGTAAGATAAGAGATGCTGCTACTTTAGTTAGACCTTTAACAATTTATATTACAAGAATATACTCATacctttcttgaaaatttttgtttctttcttttttgtttttctgaaGTATGTTATTCATTGACTTATTAGATTAGCTTCAATAACCTAATTTAGAGAagttgcttttcaaaaaaaaaaaaaaaactaattcaGAGAAGTTAGTTGAGGATTGGGATGCTTCGTTTTATCTTAAATCAGAACTTAgtattatatttcttttgcttttgtgCCTATGGAGGAATCAATGATAGTCATGACAATGAggttttcaagaaaaagagataCTGTAAAATTAATTACTCAGATTGATTATGAAGGTTCgaccttttttatttattggaTGCAAAAGTTGTTATTGAGAACAGGAGAAAAAGACTAAAGGTAACAAGGAGCTCATGACAGTGAGACTTTTATGGAGAGGATCCCCTTCGTTATCTTTACCTGTTTTTGGGGTTCAAGAGGACGTGGATTGAGTTTAATCAGTACTCTCAATCATTAATTTCTAGGAGAATTATTCTAGGACCTGCTTTTCTCAAGCAATTTACTAAAACCATGAACAAGTAAGGGATTTAGGAGCTGGCTGGCTAGTTTCCCATCTGAttcactatgagttggcaatttCCATACCTACATCACACAATTATTCAACTCTTGAAACACACACAAATCAgtatgaaaaaggaatatagTTGTAGAATTCATTGCTTTAGTTAGCACATGAAGCATC containing:
- the LOC18608781 gene encoding protein-lysine methyltransferase METTL21E; amino-acid sequence: MKFTDSPVIDLQVRDSCLSIQQDNASFHVGTSVWPCSLVLAKFAERWAPPSPPTTNDDKTPYSDLLDFNSRRRRRAIELGTGCGAAGMAFHLLGLQDLILTDISPVMPALKHNLKRNKPVLGKNLKTSILYWNNKDQITAVNPPFDVVIAADVVYIEESVGHLVGAMEALVADDGVVLLGYQLRSPEADKVFWEMCEEVFVIEKVPHQDLHPDYAYEETDVYVFRKKKNKN